A single genomic interval of Aureliella helgolandensis harbors:
- a CDS encoding SDR family oxidoreductase: MDFLQLSGRRILVFGVANKKSVAYQVAQQLEAVGAEVVYVVRSEERKAQVAKLLDRVANPSLAGKARAIYVCDVEHQSQIDALAANLKSDFDGFWGLVHSIAFADYSDGMHPFHETTRRQFLQAIDISCFSLIALAGALQDQLDPSGSVVTISISTTRMASESYGFMAPVKAALDSSLAFLTKSFSRFSEVRFNAVAAGLLKTSASAGIPGYVDAYLYAERVIPRKRALHTEEVASTATFLLSPRSSGIASQSIVVDAGMSTNYFDHDVVSDAMRGA, encoded by the coding sequence ATGGATTTCCTGCAGTTAAGCGGCCGACGCATCCTAGTGTTTGGTGTAGCTAACAAGAAGAGTGTCGCCTACCAGGTGGCCCAACAATTGGAGGCGGTCGGCGCCGAAGTGGTTTACGTAGTACGCTCTGAAGAGCGCAAGGCACAGGTGGCGAAGTTACTTGATCGCGTTGCCAACCCATCGTTGGCCGGAAAAGCGCGAGCGATCTATGTCTGTGATGTCGAGCATCAGTCGCAGATCGACGCACTAGCTGCGAACTTAAAGAGTGATTTTGATGGCTTTTGGGGCTTGGTCCACTCCATCGCCTTTGCCGACTACAGCGATGGCATGCATCCATTTCACGAGACGACCCGCCGACAGTTTCTGCAGGCCATCGATATCAGCTGCTTCTCCCTAATCGCCCTAGCTGGCGCACTCCAAGACCAGCTCGATCCGTCGGGCTCTGTGGTAACGATCAGCATTTCTACGACGCGCATGGCCAGTGAGAGTTACGGCTTCATGGCGCCTGTCAAAGCTGCCCTAGATTCCTCACTCGCCTTTCTAACCAAGTCGTTCAGCCGTTTTAGCGAAGTGCGATTCAATGCCGTCGCGGCTGGGCTTTTGAAAACAAGCGCCTCGGCTGGCATCCCGGGGTATGTCGATGCCTACCTTTACGCTGAGCGGGTTATCCCTCGCAAACGCGCGCTTCATACCGAAGAAGTTGCCTCGACCGCTACTTTCCTGCTCAGCCCACGTTCCAGCGGGATTGCGTCGCAGTCAATCGTGGTCGATGCAGGCATGAGCACTAATTACTTTGACCATGACGTGGTCAGCGATGCCATGCGAGGAGCTTAA
- a CDS encoding 3-hydroxyacyl-ACP dehydratase FabZ family protein, which yields MNQPEKLATIEAAIPHRRPMLLVDEIVAQTPETIHCRKTFSSEEFFVQGHFPNYPLVPGVILCECALQSGAILLAKFAADSDSVPVATRMDSVKFKQMVRPGDTIDIQATLTEVVSTAYFLTGKITVNGKLAARLDFACTLATPKSH from the coding sequence ATGAATCAACCCGAGAAACTCGCGACGATTGAAGCAGCTATTCCCCATCGCAGACCCATGTTGTTGGTGGATGAAATCGTGGCGCAAACTCCCGAGACAATTCATTGCCGCAAGACGTTCTCGAGTGAAGAGTTTTTCGTGCAAGGGCACTTCCCCAACTACCCGCTGGTGCCGGGGGTTATCCTCTGCGAATGCGCACTCCAGAGTGGAGCCATCCTATTGGCTAAGTTTGCTGCGGACAGCGACAGCGTTCCCGTCGCCACCCGCATGGACAGTGTTAAATTTAAGCAGATGGTTCGTCCGGGCGACACAATCGACATTCAGGCTACTTTGACCGAGGTCGTTTCAACCGCCTACTTTTTAACGGGAAAGATTACTGTCAACGGAAAGCTGGCCGCTCGCCTAGATTTTGCCTGCACGCTGGCAACTCCCAAGTCCCATTGA
- a CDS encoding phytoene desaturase family protein — translation MAKDFLQGCQDYYDVIVIGSGLAGMTTANILGRAGHRVLLLEQHYKFGGLATWFRRPKSHIFDISLHGFPAGMLKSCRRYWNQEIADNIVQLKNIRFDNPMFSLTTTFNREDFTRLLTSDFGVPAESVRDFFDAARNMNFYDDQSMTTGQLFEKYFPGREDVVRLLMEPITYANGSTLEDPAITYGIVFSNFMAKGVYIYEGGTDDLIGKMHAELKKNGVDCRINCDVSKIEVGRQGIESVVVNGRTIRCGSVISNSNLNATVFQLVGEEKFDPQFVDQARQVRLNNSSTQVYMAMKEGVEIDESTGDLLFSSTAPLFRTEALLSPNITSRTFSFYYPRTRPDARKRGHAIVSSTNANFSDWEHLDASEYEAQKQDLIETTLNALEKYVPNVRDKIDHVEAATPRTFQHYTKHLSGASFGTKFEGLAVSRALPEQVPGLYHAGSVGIIMSGWLGAINYGVIVANDVDQFLMKSQAM, via the coding sequence ATGGCCAAAGACTTTCTGCAAGGCTGCCAAGACTACTACGACGTGATCGTGATCGGCAGTGGATTGGCTGGCATGACGACCGCCAACATTCTCGGTCGCGCTGGACATCGCGTTCTTCTGTTGGAGCAGCACTACAAATTCGGTGGCTTGGCCACGTGGTTTCGACGTCCGAAAAGCCATATTTTTGACATCTCGCTGCATGGCTTCCCGGCCGGCATGTTGAAGAGTTGCAGGCGGTATTGGAACCAAGAAATTGCTGACAACATCGTTCAGCTTAAGAACATCCGTTTTGACAACCCCATGTTCTCGCTCACCACAACCTTCAATCGAGAAGACTTTACGCGGTTGCTCACTTCGGACTTCGGCGTTCCAGCAGAGAGTGTGCGCGATTTCTTCGATGCTGCGCGAAACATGAATTTCTACGATGACCAATCGATGACGACCGGCCAACTGTTTGAAAAGTACTTTCCGGGGCGCGAGGATGTCGTTCGATTATTGATGGAACCCATCACCTACGCCAATGGATCGACCCTCGAGGACCCGGCCATTACCTACGGAATCGTCTTTTCCAACTTCATGGCTAAGGGAGTGTACATTTACGAGGGTGGGACCGATGACTTGATCGGCAAGATGCACGCCGAGCTGAAGAAGAATGGGGTCGACTGCCGAATCAATTGCGATGTCAGCAAGATTGAAGTAGGACGCCAAGGCATCGAATCGGTCGTCGTCAATGGACGCACCATTCGCTGCGGAAGTGTCATCAGCAATTCGAACCTAAACGCGACAGTCTTCCAGCTGGTCGGTGAAGAGAAATTTGATCCCCAATTCGTCGACCAGGCGCGGCAAGTCCGCTTGAACAACAGCAGTACCCAAGTCTACATGGCGATGAAAGAGGGTGTCGAAATCGACGAAAGTACCGGGGATTTGCTATTCAGTTCCACGGCGCCACTGTTCCGAACCGAAGCCCTGCTAAGCCCCAACATCACGAGTCGCACGTTCAGTTTTTACTACCCGCGGACTCGCCCCGATGCCCGCAAGCGCGGGCACGCCATCGTAAGCAGCACGAACGCGAATTTTAGCGACTGGGAACACTTGGATGCGTCCGAGTATGAAGCTCAAAAGCAGGACTTGATCGAGACCACGCTGAATGCGTTGGAGAAATATGTGCCCAACGTGCGGGACAAAATTGATCATGTCGAAGCAGCCACGCCACGCACCTTCCAACACTACACCAAGCACTTGTCTGGCGCTAGTTTTGGCACTAAGTTTGAAGGACTCGCCGTCAGTCGCGCTCTGCCGGAACAAGTCCCCGGACTCTACCATGCCGGCAGCGTGGGCATCATCATGTCGGGCTGGCTAGGTGCAATCAACTACGGCGTCATCGTAGCCAACGACGTTGATCAGTTCCTCATGAAGTCCCAGGCTATGTAG
- a CDS encoding GDSL-type esterase/lipase family protein, with translation MLHTFGPSSCLMLNPLANKHSDDLGQEKRHRPKSARIPAHRLWLFRIGAILVGLLPLAACEGVLRWIDLPRHPPATDPFVDLHSLKPLFELNPETDILSIGAQRMNLFRPASFARVKGQGGFRVFALGGSTTQGEPYSTETAFPQWLELNLQAAMPDRRVEVINCGGLSYASYRVLAILQEVLEYSPDLIVIYTGQNEYLERRSYEGLEDYQLLHLTRYRLSQLRLVQLFRSWITGPAEREEIVVRQPTRMQTEVDALLDYQGGLEEYQRGDTWHDTVPLHFRWNLEQMVAGCQRAQVPLVLVAPVTNLLDCPPFKFAFAPHQSPQQRAQFSEYWEQATQNTGEAENQASAGQALASALEIDPHHAGALFLLGRRQYASGDYAPAKRTLQAARDADVCPLRAPTAISAVIREVAQNADLPLVDADRLFSDASEHGIVGDQWLVDHIHPSLEGHQLLAEAIAEKCVQEGLIQPGNLQWREDRAESYANQLRGLSEAYFHRGKQRLEGLLLWTQGRAKKTRSE, from the coding sequence TTGCTTCACACCTTCGGCCCCTCGTCGTGCCTCATGCTCAACCCTCTGGCCAACAAGCATTCGGATGACCTGGGACAAGAAAAGAGGCATCGCCCCAAGTCCGCTAGAATTCCCGCGCATCGACTCTGGCTATTTCGGATCGGTGCGATTCTGGTTGGGCTGCTTCCGTTGGCGGCCTGCGAGGGCGTGTTGCGTTGGATAGACCTTCCACGCCACCCACCGGCCACCGACCCATTTGTGGATCTTCACAGCCTGAAGCCCTTGTTCGAACTGAATCCCGAGACGGATATCTTGAGCATTGGTGCTCAACGGATGAACTTGTTTCGCCCCGCTTCCTTTGCCAGAGTTAAAGGGCAAGGCGGGTTCCGGGTGTTCGCCCTCGGTGGCTCCACGACACAGGGAGAACCCTACAGTACCGAAACAGCCTTCCCCCAATGGCTTGAGCTGAACCTACAAGCCGCAATGCCGGACCGCAGAGTCGAAGTGATCAATTGCGGAGGGCTTTCGTACGCCAGCTATCGAGTCCTGGCAATCCTCCAAGAAGTCCTAGAGTACTCCCCCGATCTCATCGTGATTTATACGGGACAAAACGAGTACCTGGAGCGGCGCAGTTACGAGGGGCTTGAGGATTACCAGCTACTACATTTAACGCGGTATCGGTTGTCGCAGCTTCGGCTTGTCCAGCTCTTTCGGTCATGGATCACTGGCCCGGCGGAGCGAGAGGAAATCGTCGTTCGCCAGCCCACTCGCATGCAGACCGAGGTCGACGCGCTGCTCGACTACCAAGGTGGCTTGGAAGAATACCAACGTGGCGACACCTGGCATGATACGGTCCCACTCCACTTCCGCTGGAATCTAGAGCAGATGGTAGCGGGTTGCCAGCGCGCCCAAGTACCGCTCGTGCTGGTCGCCCCCGTGACCAACCTACTGGATTGCCCCCCTTTCAAATTTGCATTCGCTCCCCATCAGTCGCCCCAGCAGCGTGCACAATTTTCGGAGTACTGGGAGCAGGCCACGCAAAACACGGGAGAGGCCGAAAATCAAGCGTCAGCCGGCCAAGCCCTTGCCTCGGCCTTGGAAATCGATCCCCACCATGCCGGCGCGCTGTTCCTCCTAGGCCGCAGACAATACGCCAGTGGGGATTACGCCCCCGCCAAACGCACTCTCCAAGCTGCGCGAGATGCAGATGTCTGTCCGCTGCGAGCACCGACAGCCATCTCGGCCGTTATCCGCGAGGTAGCCCAAAATGCTGACCTCCCACTAGTTGACGCAGACCGCTTGTTCTCGGACGCGAGCGAACATGGAATTGTGGGTGACCAATGGCTAGTCGATCACATTCACCCGTCGCTTGAAGGCCATCAATTGCTGGCTGAGGCGATTGCAGAAAAATGCGTCCAGGAGGGGCTGATCCAACCAGGCAACCTCCAGTGGCGTGAGGATCGCGCTGAAAGCTATGCGAATCAGTTGCGAGGCCTCAGTGAGGCCTATTTCCACCGTGGCAAACAACGCCTAGAGGGACTGCTGCTGTGGACCCAGGGACGCGCCAAAAAAACACGTTCGGAGTAG
- a CDS encoding 3-hydroxyacyl-ACP dehydratase FabZ family protein: protein MRFCQIDQITLLEPGKRIQATRYLSGKEDYLRDHFPRFAVMPGVMMLESLFQASALLVRATDEYRHGVVLMRAAKNVKFADFVQPGQTLTITSEIFKQNGDSYILKALGTKGDSVAVNARLVVECIPDSDTSPVDQYSSRYMKQLTEQLQQAAMA, encoded by the coding sequence ATGCGATTTTGCCAAATTGACCAGATTACCTTACTTGAGCCCGGAAAACGCATCCAAGCGACCAGGTACCTCTCGGGTAAAGAAGATTATTTGCGCGACCACTTCCCGAGGTTTGCAGTGATGCCGGGCGTGATGATGCTCGAATCACTCTTTCAGGCCTCTGCTTTGCTGGTTCGTGCGACCGACGAATACCGTCACGGGGTCGTTCTGATGCGGGCCGCGAAAAATGTGAAGTTTGCTGATTTTGTCCAGCCGGGGCAAACACTAACCATTACGTCGGAAATTTTCAAACAAAATGGCGATAGCTATATCCTGAAAGCGTTGGGGACGAAGGGCGACTCGGTGGCCGTAAATGCCAGATTAGTGGTGGAGTGCATTCCCGACTCTGACACGTCACCCGTGGATCAATATTCAAGTCGGTATATGAAGCAATTGACAGAACAATTGCAGCAAGCGGCTATGGCATGA
- a CDS encoding acyl carrier protein: protein MASSEEIFAKVQEALVDALGVEEDEVTPEATMVGDLGAESIDFLDIVFKLEKAFGINIPREELFPDDILTNAKYVQDGKVTEEGITALKERLSWANLSKFEQNPRVQDFGNLLSVNDLCRYVASKI, encoded by the coding sequence ATGGCGAGTTCGGAAGAGATCTTCGCAAAGGTTCAAGAAGCGCTAGTCGATGCATTGGGAGTCGAAGAGGACGAAGTCACGCCAGAGGCAACGATGGTCGGCGATCTGGGGGCGGAGTCGATTGACTTCTTGGATATTGTTTTCAAGCTGGAAAAGGCTTTCGGAATCAATATTCCACGCGAAGAACTGTTTCCAGACGACATCCTCACAAACGCCAAATATGTCCAGGATGGAAAAGTGACCGAAGAGGGTATTACAGCCCTGAAGGAACGACTCTCCTGGGCAAACCTCAGCAAGTTTGAGCAAAATCCACGGGTTCAAGATTTTGGCAACCTGCTCAGTGTTAACGATCTTTGCCGCTATGTAGCTAGCAAGATCTAG